The genomic stretch AACGCGGACCCGCTTGCGGCCGATCTACATGTCTGCAGCTACGTCCATCTTCGGTATGTTGCCGCTGGCTGTGGCGCCCGGTCCCGGTTCCGAGTTGTACCGAGGACTCGGAGCGGTTGTTCTGGGTGGTTTGGCCCTGTCCACCATCTTCACCATCTTCGTTATCCCTGCACTGTTGATGTTCATCATCGGCATGGAGAAAAGCAACGAAGAGCGATTGGCTGAATAGTCGATCCTGTCATCACAAATAGCAGGGCGCACCCGTGATCACGGGTGCGCCCTTTTTATTTTATTTGTCCCGTCCTGAAATAGGTTGACACCCAGAGGACCTATTTATGGAAGACAAATCCAAACAGCGAGTTAGACGCACCCAACGCGATTACACGATGGCCTTTAAATTGTCGGTTGTGGCACAGGTGGAAAAGGGCGAGATGACGTACAAGCAGGCTCAGGCTCTTTATGGTATTCAAGGGCGAAGCACTGTGCTGAAGTGGCTCAGGAAGCACGGCACCCTTGATTGGAGCAAGTCCATGGTACATTCCCGAAAAGACCCAAAAGCCAGAGAAACACCGGTCCAGAAGATCAAACGGCTGGAGAAAGAGCTTGAGGAAGAAAAGATCAAGACCGCGCTTCTCAATAAAATGATTGAGATTTCCGACCGCGAGTTTGGGACTTCTATAAGAAAAAAGCTTACCCCCGAGCTGCACGAAGTCTTCAGAGAGAAAGACAAATAAGCTTGTCTGCTTGTTGCAGGCAGCTCGGGGTCAGTCGGCAGTCCGTGTATCAGGCTGAAAAGCGCCATGATGCACGGGAAGCCATGTATCAGGAGGCAAAGGCCATGGTCCTGAACGTGCGGACCAGGATGCCCCGCCTTGGGACTCGAAAGCTGTACCACCTGTTGAAGGACGCATTTTCCGCAAAGGGAATCAGGCTCGGACGTGATGGGTTGTTTTCCCTGCTGCGGCGAGAGCATATGCTCATCAAGCGACGGAAAAACTATACAAAGACAACCAACTCGAAGCATTGGCTAAAAAAGCATCCCAACTTGTTGAAAGATGTTCAACCGAGATGTCCTGAGCAGGTGTTCGTAAGCGACATTACCTACGTGAATACACGTGAGCAAACATGCTATCTGTCGCTGGTGACAGATGCATTCAGCCGGAAGATAATGGGATACAACGTGAGCCGGGATCTCAGTGCGGAAAGCACAACCAAAGCGCTGGACGCGGCAGTTGAAAACAAGCGAAGGAGGGTGAATACAATTCACCATTCAGATCGAGGACTCCAATACGCTTCTTCGGTCTACCAGAGAAAACTCCAGGAATCCGGCATGGTTCCTTCCATGACAGATGGCTATGACTGCTATCAAAATGCCTTGGCGGAACGGATGAATGGAATTCTGAAGCAAGAGTTCATGGTCACCAAATGCAACGACTTTGCAGAGCTCAATACCCTGGTGAGGGAATCCGTTGAGATATACAATTCACAACGGCCACATCTCAGCCTAGGAATGAGAACGCCAAACGATGTACACGAATCAGGCTGTGGGGCTAGCCCCACAGCCTGATTGAAACCTTCAAAAACCGTCAACCTATTTCAGGACGGCTCAATTTGATACAGTAGGCTCATTAGACTGGCCGGGGCCAGTTTTCCTGATTGAGAGCGTCTGATGGAAGGCTATTTGCCTGCTCTGGTCGGGTTATCCAGAACCCGGTCCGTGGCTTCACGAATACTGTTTTTCAAGTCGTCCTTGGATAGC from Pseudodesulfovibrio profundus encodes the following:
- a CDS encoding IS3 family transposase (programmed frameshift) yields the protein MEDKSKQRVRRTQRDYTMAFKLSVVAQVEKGEMTYKQAQALYGIQGRSTVLKWLRKHGTLDWSKSMVHSRKDPKARETPVQKIKRLEKELEEEKIKTALLNKMIEISDREFGTSIRKKPYPRAARSLQRERQISLSACCRQLGVSRQSVYQAEKRHDAREAMYQEAKAMVLNVRTRMPRLGTRKLYHLLKDAFSAKGIRLGRDGLFSLLRREHMLIKRRKNYTKTTNSKHWLKKHPNLLKDVQPRCPEQVFVSDITYVNTREQTCYLSLVTDAFSRKIMGYNVSRDLSAESTTKALDAAVENKRRRVNTIHHSDRGLQYASSVYQRKLQESGMVPSMTDGYDCYQNALAERMNGILKQEFMVTKCNDFAELNTLVRESVEIYNSQRPHLSLGMRTPNDVHESGCGASPTA